DNA from Alnus glutinosa chromosome 2, dhAlnGlut1.1, whole genome shotgun sequence:
TTCAGGTGGTATATAATTCATATACTTCGGCTCCACGGAAACTTTAAGTTTTTGATTtacatataatttattaatttaagtgtattcaaaataaaaataattctcacatgcattcttaatttttaatagagcattaaaaaaaatgcatttgaaattttgaacatGTCACTGCTGGGTTAGAGAAAAACAATTTAATCGGGtgtggagatttttttttttttttttttttttttttttttttttatcatttttaaaaactaGATGTGCCCAAAAAGAAAATCCTATTGGCCATGGCCAAAACTCAACACCTTGAGTGTATTTTTTCAGATTCTACATATTCTACAAcctctaaaattaaaattcaagaaGGATCGTGtacaaaattaaaggaaaaattagCTCAATCATAATTATAAAATCAGTTATGAATGATGTCAATTCTGTCAATAATTATGATTGTTAAGAAATTCTAAGCGAAAAACAATACCCTAataatttccatttttttttctttctcctttttattttattttttattttttaaactaatgATGGTTGTTGCCTTGTTGGCCCATTGAGGTTTAATTTACTTATCTATCatattaatgagaaatgatccaaaaaaaaaaaaaaaatcttccaaaTTGAGTCGTATTCTTCCAATCCAGTCTACTATGCgatttcacatgcatttttaataaaattataaaatatatgtttttttttttaggaaaaatatatgttaattaaatagattaggTTGGAAAAATTCCCTCAAATCcagtttgaaataaaattttattctaaaaaaattgtCCTTGAACAATCCAAGCCCAATAAGGATataccaaataaaattttatccatctatcaaaaaaaaaaaaaaaaaagtctgctTATCCTATAattaatttcttcctttctttcttttatgcaATTACAATATCCCACGTTACTTAACGAACAGAACTGGAATAAAAGAGGGCAGTGACCATTGAGACTTAGCACAGTCTTTGACGTCTTTTGCACCGAGGGGTACTTTTCGTAATTAAGACGAAATACAACACCAATTTCAGAAGCTAAGGCTACGTAACTACCCGCAACGGTGCCGCACGCACGGGTCTCCGCATCCCATGCATGCAGCGTTTGAGTCTGTTAccggagagagggagagattctCGGGAGTCAAGTATCGGAGACCCGGTAGGAGACGAAATCCGCTTCATTAAAACTCGGCGAGCGAATGTAATTCGATTTTTATCCAAATCTTATCCAGATAATTAATGTGTCCGATTTATTAAAGGAAATAAATCTTTATCTACCAAAACTACAGAAATTTCGAAAATCCAACCCGCGAGAGAGAATTAATTTTCTTggcgaaaaagaaaaaccaaaaaaaaaaaaaagaaggaaagagagagagagagattgagattgAGATTGAGAGCTAGGGATAAACTTATCTGGGTACGTTGGATAATTTTAGTCCAATTCAAACTCTTCTTTTTTGCGTTTAAGCGCGTATATAAACCGTCTCTTCGTGATCCAAAGCTCACACGGTCACACCTTACTCTCTCTagatcttctctctctctctctgagactagttgctctctctctctctctgagactCGTTGCTCTGTGAATTTTAAGGCTTCAAAGATGGTGAGCGCTGAAGCTGCTAGAAACGTGGTTGGGATCATCGGTGTGTGCTCCGAAACCCTAGCTAGCTTTTATTACGGCTTGTCGTTTTGGTTGTGTTATAGTACTCCGTTTTGACTGGAAACTTAATTCGCTGAGAAGAACACGTACTGCATGTGCttaagttttcttcttcttttgctttttctcaGACCAGTCTAGGGAGTGTGtgtgttttgatttatttatttatttattcatcgAGGTGAATTTTTCTTAAAGTAATCTCATTAATCTTCTGTCGTGATATTTTTGCACAAATCTGCTGTAATTCTCATATATAAGGGAGACTGATATTGTATAGTACTGGTACTTTAGTACTTCAAATATAATTCgattccttttttgttttttggattcATTTATGGAGATTTATTTAGAGAGTATTGTGTGCTAATTAAGTGTCGTTTTGTTCTTAATCTCCTTGCAGGGAATGTGATCTCCTTTGGGCTTTTCCTCTCGCCAGTGtaacctctctttctctctctatttgaatacctatatatatatcaagcaaGTGGTTGCCTTTTACAGCTATAGAAGCtactaattatttattttaactatttatatAGTGATATAATTTTAGATGATTATATCAATGATATTTAAACTCAAACTAGCTAAGAGGACTTAATTAATAGTttatgttattgaaaaaaaaaaaaaattggtcatgAAATAGAGATTAAGCGGTACAGATTGATGGGATGGTAGCTAGAGTTGATATATTTATCTTGATATTTTCTCATGAAATGAATTCTATagacattgaaaaattgaaaattttgtgtCAGGCCAACATTTTATAGAATCTATAAGAACAAGGGAGTGGAGGATTTCTCGCCGGATCCCTATATTGCAACGGTACTGAACTGCATGTTTTGGATATTCTATGGCATGCCTTTTGTTCACCCAGACAGCATTCTTGTCGTGACCATCAACAGTGTTGGGCTAGTGTTGGAGCTGATCTATTTAGCCATATTCTATACCTATGCTGGCAAACATAAGAATGGACGGGTACGTTAATTGTCCTTCTTGTTTAATTGTGTTTGTAACAATTTTAAAGATGAAACTGTTTATCAAACACTTTTAGTTTTCAAATTATACGTCTCTTAAGGCTGCAATAGATCAAGGAAGTTGTTGTGATTGTGTTTTTGTTAATATCTTCGTCTATTCACAGAAGAAGGTACTCATTGGGCTCTCCGGGGAAGTGGTTTTCGTGGCCATCATTGTTGCCATAACTATGTTGACGCTACACACTCACACTAAAAGATCTTTGATGGTTGGAGTCATCTGTGATATCTGCAACATTATGATGTACTGTTCTCCTCTTACAATCATGGTATGTCTCTCTTTTGAACCCCATTAATTCATCCAATTCGATCTGTTTTTGTGAATGACCCACTTCATATAATTTCTCTTGTGTTGATTTTGACAGAAAAAAGTCATCACAACCAAGAGTGTGAAATACATGCCATTTTATCTCTCATTGACCAACTTCCTTAATGGCTCCGTCTGGACTGCTTATGCGCTCATCAAATTTGACATCTACGTCCTGgtaatttcaatttcaatcgtGGGTGTTCGAAATATTTCGTTATTGTCTTGTTTATTATACAAGGAATTTAACCTTTCTGGTATATATTCTTGCAGGTGAGCAACAGCATTGGTGCAGTCTCTGGTCTAATACAACTCTTACTATATGCAATTTACTACCGTACAACTCCAAAAGGCGACGATGATGCTTCGCCGGCGAAGGCATCTGAGGTGCAGCTGTCAAGCACAAATCATGCAGCTACTAATAGAGTCTGATATAACACACACCTACCTGTGCCGGGTTGCTTATCTTAATttgaatttctattttttttgtccctctCTAGTTCAACAATTTTGCAATGCAGATTTAAACATTTTGATGCCAAATTCTGGATATAATTTTGAAGTCCTGGATCTTGTAAATTAATAGAGTATTAATTACTATTAGATGCTCTTCTCTTGGATTATTATTTGCCAGAAATTCCAATGAGCCATGCAATTAATTATTCACAGTTTTTATTTGGATGGATTCAAAGAATAAGCTCGCTAGCTagcgacatttttttttttttttttaacaaaatactcATCTTATTAAAGATCTCCTAAGAGAAGATCAAAAAAGAGGAACAACTACAAACAACCTCATAAATAAGAGGTGGAATTTTTTTCCAACCATATTTGAATCTATGACTTGTGTTATAGCCGGCCGCTTTTGCTATTTAGGTGTGAACTGTTAAGTTGGCCTCTCTTCGTACCAACCGGTTCTAATTCCTAATGCCATCGAAGTGTCCATACCTGCTCCAAGTTGGAGTGGCCGAATAAACTGCTTTTCGACGGAACATATTTGCTTTTTTGTGGGGAGAAGGTTGTTGCAGGCTTTCCATAAAAACATCTTGCCAACGTTGGCTACCTTGAGCTTCCATATTGTCTTCCAAAAACTGGAAGTGTCGTGTTTGAGAGATCGATCTGTCCTCTTTAGTTTGCCTCTGGTGGTATGCACTTTTGACTGAAAACTGCTCCTTGGGGGTACATCTCCAAATCATTCAGTCCTTTGGTTGGAGGGGGCTTAAAGGAATGCTGTGTATGATCTTCACTTCATCTTCCTGAAAAACCTCTGAAAGCATAGTCATATTCCAATTCTTCGTGGTTTGGTCAATTAGTTCGCTGACGAGGGCATCCTCATATAAAGAGAGCCAAAGTGATTGAACTGTAAATGAGGAGGGGGTGGGCAGCCACCTACCTCCCCAAATCTTGACATCTTTCCCATCACCTACTCACCATATCATCCCATGATGCACCACATGTTTGGCTGACTGCATACTTCTCCATGCGAATTAAGGATGGCATGCGCCTTGTAGTAGCCTCCATAACATGAATCCTAGCGTAATATTTGGCCTTGTATATCCATGCCACCAAAGAGTTAGGGTGTTATAATAATCACCGTATTTGTTTTGCTACGAGAGCTTTGTTAAAAACCCCAAGTTTCTAAACCTAATGTAATACttcgtattttaagatattaaataaaatatcttaaaatgaaatttaaggcctaataaacTAATtgtgaatatttatttataaatattcatcaatttaaGTTTAAAGGAATCAAATACTTAGTGACAATATATTGgagtttaaaataaattaaaattttagtcgagtgtaatcgatcgagcgattatataTTAACTTAGAATCGACCAATTGATATAgaaattgatcgatcgattaaatAATCGATCAAACGATTTAGTTACATTAGTGCTGAAACGGATAAAAATCTAACTAAGTATAATCTATCGATCGATTTTTTTTAGTATGAAAATGGATTGATCGAAATGCGATTGATCAATTGTTCTACAGTGTAAAAATGCGATCGATCAACTTTCTGCAAAAATGCATAATCTCGTCCGAATCAGCTGTCCTTTGATTTTTATCAATTTCTCATCATTTCTTTTGATGAGTCATGGTACAACTCGACACCTTCAATGGCCATTGATTAGTTTGTGATCAATCTTAGCCATCTAAACCTTATCATCTTAATTAGATAAGATATGATTaaaataagataagagatatttgaaaaatgtgatGATTGCTTGATAACTCATAAAAATGTCCTCCAAGTTAGTTTCTAAGCCATTAGATCATATCAAAATTGATTGATCTGGGTCGTCAAAATCAGTATAAATAGAGTATCACCTCTTCTTTCATTCTTCTTTAATAATTCTTGAAATTCTCCCAAAACTCTCTTGGTTTTCTCTCTTGATTTTCCATTGCAGAAATTCTTTGCAAATTCTCTTCGCTTTCTTCTCTTTCAATTGCATCAAAAGGAAGATAAACTCTCTTCCATTATTCCTGAAAAGAGGCAGAAAAGAAttactcttctctctctttcggtTCAAGCAAAGTGAGCTCTCTTTTGTTGGATCTCTCTACaaagctctctctttctcttctgtCTAGCACGTTTTTCTTGAGTTGCATGCATTGAAATCAGAACCTCTTGTCCCTAGTTTGGAGGTGCATCAGTAGGTTTCATCCTCTCCATTTTGGTAAGTGATATTTGATCCTATCTCCTTCACTACTTCATGGTTCAAGCAAGGAAAGAAGaactcttcttctctcttctttctcatattcatatatatatataaacgttTCTCATTAACTTCCTTTGATCATGTTTTCGGATTGCATCAAAGGAAAATCGAAGATCCTCTAATATTAATCTCACTTGGCCAACACTAGGAGAAGTTATCtccatttctctttttctctcctctcGGGTGTCTTGCAACAAAGATGAAGGAATGATCTCTCTCTTGGGTTTTGTTTGAGGTAAGAATCTTTAAGATCTTCTCTAACTTTATCTCTCAAATGGCagataagaaaagaagaagaaggttttAAAAGATTAGATGTAGAACggattaagaaaataaaagaataacatGTTTTAAGATTATATATGTCACAAAAtcagaagatattttgagatattttacaaaatatcctaaaaatatattttagatattttggataagatttttatcctttaataattaaagttgtgttttaaaatagggTTTTTCAAAGTTGAGTAATTGAAGTATAAATCATGTTGTGATGCTCGCgtaaaaataatcatttttaataattattattaaaatggtattttgataattgttatggttaagggtattttggtaatttaataataaatacagttataatgcccacatgaaatatgtggcattataattgaagagttttatatgccgttactaTGTCGAAACAATAATAtgattaagaaatcagaaatgagtatagggttaaatctatgtttagtgaattgtactgattcactatttgtttggattatatatgtatattgcaaTGGTTTTATCTCTGAGCGCATTTCTGAAGCCAAAAGAACTAcggtgagtatttcttactcactagGGGTGATACGTGTGATTTATTCTTTAGCAATATGGTAATTGCtgctttatttgattgtatgcaAGTTGTTTGACATATGGTTAACATGTTTTGATTGGAATTACATGTATGATGGTTGTATGATTACAGGTAGGTAAGTATATGTTTATACTAAGCTTATGTAACAGGTTAGTAAGTTGATTGTTAAGTTTGTTGGATAGTAGGCGTTATCAACAGTATTAGGACGGTGGACGCTATCTGTGGTAAGTATGGATGGTGGGCGTTGTTCATGATAGGTGTGCATGGTTGGCGTGTGGGCGCGGTCAACTATAATGGTGGACACTGTTCATGGTAGGTGTGCATGGTTGACGTGTGGGCGCATTCAACTATAATGGTGGATGTTAGTCATGATAGAGTATATCTGTTAGTATATTAGAGATCTATCTTCGTTTGTGAGATTGTGGTTGAGGAtcgttgactcacttgaccacacaccacaatcacatgcaaaTTTTGCAAGATTTGAGACAGGAGCTACTAGGTTATAGACAAGACCTTTAATATGTAGATGTTATATACAATGGTTATGCAATGTTTGTGCCGCCTGTGGTACGTATGTTGTTATTTGGATGTACTTTATTATCAGAAcaaatgattattattttatatgttggggttatttagtcagctctgatgtgttattgtaaaaaagaaaaatggtttctgctgccaatttatactctgatgacgtcaTTAATGATGTCATAACAAtacgtgaaaatcaaaattttcacttacgtctttttaTAAAAGTGCTAGTCGTTACACATACCTCCCTGATTTTTGGAAAACCCATCTTCCCCCAACTTGTCCAATGAATCTTAGACGTGTTGGCTTGATTCCCCCACTAGAAATTCTGCATCATCTCATTTAGTTCTTTGCACAACTTGGAAGGGAGGAGGAAAACACTCATGCTATAGGTGGAAATTGCTTGTACGACTACCTTCAATAGTATTTATTTGCTTACCTGAGATAAAAACCTGGTCTTCCAATTGTTCAGCCTATTTCATACTCTATcctttatactctaaaaaactGTAGCCTGTGATCAACCCACAAGGACAGGTAATCCAAGATATTCATCATTTCGTTGGGTAGCTTGAAGCCCTGACAAGCGGATGATTTCTTGTCTCTTAGCAATACTAGTATTTCGACTGAAGAAGATGGATGTTTTAGACATGTTCATTTTTTGCCTTGAAGCTGCTTCATATCTGTCGGAATCTTCAAAAGCCTACGTCATTCCACTGAATTGGCTTTGCAAAAAAGGAGATTGTCATCCTCAAAGAAAAGATGACTCAACCTAGGGCCATGTTTGGAAGTAGGAACCCCAGTAACACTTTCCTTTGTTTCCGCTTGTTGGAGGAGAGAGCTTAGGGCCTTGgcacaaaataaaaatcagtagGGGGAAAGAGGATCCCCTCGACGGAGGCCTCTAGTAGGCTGGATATTCCCTACCGCTTGTCTGTTAATCAGGATGGCATACGATACTGACTGAACACAAGACATAATCAAAGTAATCAACCTCTCGGCAAATCCTAACTTTCGTATAACAGCTTCCAAAAAATACCACTTCACCCTATCATACGCTTTACTTATGTCGAGTTCAATTTTCATAAAACCAAATTTACTCCACTTATTTGTATGCATTGTATGCAAGGTCTCATACGCTACCAGTACATTGTCCGTAATGAGTCGGCCTGAAATAAAAGCACTTTGATATGGAGCAATGATAGAAGGGATTGAGTCTGTTAGCCAAGACCTTATATATCATCTTATACAAAACATTCCAGAGATTAATGGGCCTATAATCAAAGACACTAATGggagttttaatttttgtaatgagTGCAATATTGGTGGAATTGATAGAGGTATCCAACTGACcagtattaaaaaaatgaagcacCGCAATGCATACCTCAGGCTAGACAGTTTCCCAATTTTGCTAATAGAAATTTGCTGAGAATCCATATGGTCCTGGAGCTTTGTTGGGGGCCGGCCATTTGGGTGAGAGCTTGACTGACTTTTTCCATCGTAAACTCAGAAAGAATCTGTCGATTCATAAGTCCAGTCCTTGGTGGTAATAGCTTGCACACACGGCCCTACATCATGGGCTAGGGTGGCAGTAAATAAGTCCTGGTAGTAGAGAATGAATGCTTGCTCAATATCTCTTGGAGTTGAACACATAACCCCATTTTCATCTGTAATCTGAGAGATCAAATTCCTTTTACTACAAACATTGGCACAGGCATGAAAAATACTTGGTGTTACGATCCCCATATTTGAGCCAGTTTTTTTTCCTAGACCTTGTTTACActtcatatcttcttcttccaagAGCAGCCACAACTCGTCTTTTAGTTTCACTTCAGCTTCCATATTCTGCCTTGCAGAGTCCGTTTGTACAACTGCTAGCTCGCTTGTCTTTTTTCGTATCAGGAGCTCAATATTATGCTCAGTCTTTCTCACCCATGTTTTCAAAGATTGTTGACAGCGATAGAGTTTTCTCTTAATGTTGGTCCACTTATCTCCAACTAAAGCCTTTTCCCTCCAAATTCGATGTACTGTTGGCTTGTAGTCTTTATGGACATTCCAGCTTGCCTTCGTCCGAAAGCTTTGACATTTTTTCCATTGGATCATCTCATGTGGGCAATAATAAATCTAAAGTGGGTTGTGGTCTGAGTTGCGGCAAGCATAAACCTAAACCTCCACTCCCTTGTATATGGCAtaccactctttttttttttcttttttttttttgagggaaagAAACATTTCATTGAGATCAAATAGTGTTACAACAGCAGACACCACAAGGGTGAAGCATAAAACAGACACCCTAAAGGTATACAAACATCTCAATACAATACAGACAGTTGCTAATTAGCCTTTCTCTCAAGTCCTC
Protein-coding regions in this window:
- the LOC133860582 gene encoding bidirectional sugar transporter SWEET6b-like gives rise to the protein MVSAEAARNVVGIIGNVISFGLFLSPVPTFYRIYKNKGVEDFSPDPYIATVLNCMFWIFYGMPFVHPDSILVVTINSVGLVLELIYLAIFYTYAGKHKNGRKKVLIGLSGEVVFVAIIVAITMLTLHTHTKRSLMVGVICDICNIMMYCSPLTIMKKVITTKSVKYMPFYLSLTNFLNGSVWTAYALIKFDIYVLVSNSIGAVSGLIQLLLYAIYYRTTPKGDDDASPAKASEVQLSSTNHAATNRV